gactgACACCGCGTTATTTGTGAAAATCCAcgctaaaaaaccgtgcatttttcattaccaacacagaaacggcaatgataattaaataaataaacttttgaaaaagatttttttataattatcatTTGCGATAAAAAATATCCCAGAGAATATCTTCAGTGTATGTACGGATGAACTGGATGAATTGGAGCGATCGAGCCGGCTCTTCGCAagaaaattcgcttgcactgtggccggtcgatgtttttttcaacgtgtttcaatgagaagcggaTTTTCGCGCGAATTAaaaattcgcttcgcacttcgcttcgcgctcactgtgaattcgacctaaaggtatgagccgtttcaaataaagaattgttaaaaaaaaaaaaacattttggacattcttgtcattttttacattttttgaaatttttgacatttttgacatttttggacattgttgacatttttgacatttttgtcatttttgtcatttttgtcatttttgtcatttttgtcatttttgtcatttttgtcatttttgtcatttttgtcatttttgtcatttttgtcatttttgtcatttttgtcatttttgtcatttttgtcatttttgtcatttttgtcatttttgtcatttttgtcatttttgtcatttttgtcatttttgtcatttttgtcatttttgtcatttttgtcatttttgtcatttttgtcatttttgtcatttttgtcatttttgtcatttttgtcatttttgtcatttttgtcatttttgtcatttttgtcatttttgtcatttttgtcatttttgtcatttttgtcatttttgtcatttttgtcatttttgtcatttttgtcatttttgtcatttttgtcatttttgtcatttttgtcatttttgtcatttttgtcatttttgtcatttctgtcatttttgtcatttttgtcatttttgtcatttttgtcatttttgtcatttttgtcatttttgtcatttttgtcatttttgtcatttttgtcatttttgtcatttttgtcatttttgtcatttttgtcatttttgtcatttttgtaatttttgtaatttttgtcatttttgtcatttttgtcatttttgtcatttttgtcatttttgtcatttttgtcatttttgtcatttttgtcatttttgtcatttttgtcatttttgtcatttttgtcatttttgtcatttttgtcatttttgtcatttttgtcatttttgtcatttttgtcatttttgtcatttttgtcatttttgtcatttttgtcatttttgtcatttttgtcatttttgtcatttttgtcatttttgtcatttttgtcatttttgtcatttttgtcatttttgtcatttttgtcatttttgtcatttttgtcatttttgtcatttttgtcatttttgtcatttttgtcatttttgtcatttttgtcatttttgtcatttttgtcatttttgtcatttttgtcatttttgtcatttttgtcatttttgtcatttttgtcatttttgtcatttttgtcatttttgtcatttttgtcatttttgtcatttttgtcatttttgtcatttttgtcatttttgtcatttttgtcatttttgtcatttttgtcatttttgtcatttttgtcatttttgtcatttttgtcatttttgtcatttttgtcatttttgtcatttttgtcatttttgtcatttttgtcatttttgtcatttttgtcatttttgtcatttttgtcatttttgtcatttttgtcatttttgtcatttttgtcatttttgtcatttttgtcatttttgtcatttttgtcatttttgtcatttttgtcatttttgtcatttttgtcatttttgtcatttttgtcatttttgtcatttttgtcatttttgtcatttttgtcatttttgtcatttttgtcatttttgtcatttttgtcatttttgtcatttttgtcatttttgtcatttttgtcatttttgtcatttttgtcatttttgtcatttttgtcattttcaaatttttcacattttagacatttcagacattcttgacaatttaaacatttttgaatttttttttttatttttaacattttttacggttttgacatttttgacaatattgtcatttttacatttttgacatttatagcattttttgtcattttttgacttttttcgcGCATCCCGGGAATATGAAACATTGAAGtgagtttttcgaattttcgaacttttgcaTCCTTCGACCCAAAACGCCTCAGTTTATACCTTCATTCTTCAGTTGCCTTCTCTGAATCTTTAAATACGAATCCATTATCACCATTTTTCTTAAGATAAATCGATTTGTGCAACAGACGCGCGGTTTACAAATTCAAAAGCTTAGCAGGCTTTTCTTTTATAAGAGGTGTTTGAGCTGTCGACTTTTATAACATAAGACGAAAATCAGTTCCAAATTTCTAGTTTCATTTGTTATCAAATTGATTGTTTAAAAAcctttccaaaaaattttaaaattctgtataTTTGGCAACGTTGACTCTAGGTAATCAAAGTTCTCTTAAAGCATCGCAACGACACCTTTGACCCGTCGTCGTAAGCTCCAGTCCGCAGGAGTCTGGTTTTTTTCTGTCCATCCatcagccagtcagtcagtcatcAATCGATTGTGTGCGCTCCATGTTGTCCGTTCTTGGCCGTCGTCCGACATTCGTTTCGCCATTTCAGCACAtcatcagaagcagcagcataAAGGGAGACCACTTGCCATCCCCAGCTAGTAGAATAGTGCTGCAACcttggaaaaacaaaatattgaaacgCCATCGTGTGAACAAGTTCCGCGGATAACCGTATACAGTGTTGTTCCGGGATTCTCGTGTGACGGACAATCTCAAGTGTGTGGATAATATTCTGTGCTGTTCTTTGCTTCGAGAACCACAAGATGTGTGAACGGCCACTGGGCTTAGCTGCAGAAGGCACATTAACTGCTTACGAAATTGGCCACGAAAAGACTGCGTTTACGTCACGCTTTTACGCCCTTATCAGTCGTTAAGCTGGCGGCCATTTGAGAGTGATGAAGAAGTGAAAAGGTGCAATACCACCAGCCACAGGAGGCCGAATACCATTTGCTGACTCTTCCGGAAGGACCGCGCGTCACTTAACGTCGGGACATTCCGAAGTGTTTGTTGTGTTTGGTGTTTCTGTACTGCTCGAGCTTTCTCGAACTGGTTCCCTTCTGTGCTGTGCATTTTTTGCGGGCAGCTTTTCCTTCTGctgtaaataagaaaaaaatattccaagtctTGGAAAATGTATATACCTATATCTTGCAACACCGAGAACGAGTTCGAAATTTCCTTCCTCTAAGATAATTGCACTCACGTGCAGCAGCAGCTTGGGAAAAGTTAATAGCATTCGCAAGTTGCAGCCACATTCTGCACCGCTTCGTTGAAAATTTGCTAATAATAATAGTAATGGTGAgtacatttttcttatttcctcTTTGGTCGACTTTTAGTATGGATGGGGTGATGAAATCGGGGACCACATTTCAAAAGACCGTATGTGACCAAAGCAGTTTTCACGTGAGAGATCTTTTACGAATACAGCAAAAAGGACCTTTTGGAAATTTAGAGCCACCACATAAGATAGGCATTGATCTTTGTTGTAACCTTTTCTTCCCAACCATCGATGGGATCAGGTTGGTTGGAAACAGTGAAACAGAACAAGATGCGTGCGGAAAATGGTAGAAATACCTATGTCTTCTGGAAGACTACTGCGCAGTCTAGAGGCGGGTTCCTCAACTATCACCTGTCTTTTTTACGTACACGTTTAGAAAGTTTTGCTCGtttcagtgtaaaattttaacGTTTTCCTGTGTGCTTTTTACACTGCCCATCTGTGTAAAAATAACACTATTAAGTAAACAATTCAAGAAGAGgataatatctaaaaaaaactagtaTGAAATACACAAAATCGGTAGAGCAAAATTGAGATAacgcgattcacaaaaacttgcagttatAAAAATACGAATTTGACCGCCATGTGTTtcgaagactcgcaaacgcgaatcgggcttttctgatccgagttttgatgtctttcttggtaccaccatcaggcgtaatctggctaccaagatactggaagcactccacatTCTCAACCTATTGTCCAGCttccacgaaattggaacgatttcctttgttgatttccatcgacttggtctaaGAATCCAAGTGGGCGAAAGGTTTCAACCGACACCGGGTTATTCTCCCCAAGCGTGCAGTCAGCGAGTGAATCAGTCGGTCGTCCAAGTAGTGTGTGTCGTTCTCCCCGGTAGTTCGCGATCCGGGTGCTCTCCGGTGCTGCTTCCGAGCTTCAGAGCTTCGAACAGGTGTAATTTCTCGTTAACTTCTAAAACGAGAAATTACAAAAGAAATTTAACCAGAGAAAAACGGTAAAGAAAGGCGAGCATCAATTCACGtttaacaaaatttcatcaaactttCTTGAAAATCAAGTAGTTTGTTAGTTATCCAGTACGGAAAAAAGTGGTTAAATGAGTAAACTAAAATATTCTGAGATATTTCGCGAGCCGTAAGGACAGCTTGATCATGTTCACAATTCCaagtgggttgagaggacagccagaacgaatcgattgaaatttaaagcgctttgagaggacagcttgaaagtaAAAGGCGGtttgagaggacagtctgatcatatcgatagaaatttcaggcgagttgagaggacagcttaaaattgaaagcctagttgagaggacagcctgatcatTTCGATGAAATAtcatgcgagttgagaggacagcttgaaattgaaaggcgagttgagaggacagccagaACGAATCGATAGAAATGTCAAGCGCGTTAAGATGACAGCTTGAAAGTAAAAGGCGATTTGAAAGGATAGTCTGATCATATCGATAGAAGTTTCAAGcgcgttgagaggacagtctgatcatatcgatagaaatttcaagccagtagagaggacagcttaaaattgaaagGCGAATTGATCATACgaggaaatttcaagcgagttgaaaggacagctttaaactgaaaagcgagttgagaataCATTCTGGTCATATCGATAGAAATATCATGCGAATCGATTGAAATTTCGAGCGCGTTGAAAAGACAGCTTGAAAGTAAAAGGCGATTAGAGAGGACAGTTTGAtcaaatcgatagaaatttcaagcgagttgaaagaACAGCTTTAAACTGAAAAGagagttgggaggacagcctGGTCATATTGATAGAAACAtcatgcgagttgagaggacagcttggaatggaaaggcgagttgagaggacagccagaATGAATCGATAGACATTTCAAGcgcgttgagaggacagcttgtaaGTAAAAGGCGATTTGAAAGGACAGTTTGAtcatatcgatagaaaattacaagcgtgttgaaaggacagctttaAACTGAAAAGCGAGTTGGGAAGACATTCTGGTCATATCGATAGAAATATcatgcgagttgagagaacagcttgaaattgaaaggcgaagAGGACAGCCAGAACGAATCGATTGAAATTTCGAGcgcgttgagaggacagcttgaaagtgAAAGGCgatttgagaggacagtttgatcatatcgatagaaatttcaagcgagttgaaaggacagctttgAACTGAAAagagagttgagaggacagcctggtCATATTGATAGAAATAtcatgcgagttgagaggacagcttggaatggaaaggcgagttgagaggacagccagaatgaatcgatagaaatttcaagcgcgttgagaggacagcttgaaagtaAAAGGCGATTTGAAAGGACAGTTTGAtcatatcgatagaaaatttcaagcgagttgaaaggacagcttttaactgaaaggcgagttgagagaacagccttaTGATATCGATAGAAATATCATGcgtgttgagaagacagcttcaAATTTAAAGgcgatttgagaggacagccacaacgaatcgattcaaaatttcaagcgcgttgagaggacagcttgaaagtaaaaggcgagttgagaggacagtctgatcatatcgatagaaatttcaagcaagttgacAGGACAGCTTTAAACtgaaaagcgagttgagaggacagctcaaTCATATCGATAGAAACGACAGCTTGAAAATGAAAGGCGATTGAGAGGGTAGCCTGATCGTATCGAAAGAAATTTCAAGtgagcttgaaattgaaaagcaaaTCAAGAGAACAGCTTTGATATCCTATCGAATTGATAATCATGTGGGTTGAGAAAGCAGCTTAAGATAAGATAGATGaaatgagaggacagcttgagataagattCAGCTAtgaagcgagtcgagaggactgcttgaaatttgaaaaaattgagaggTCAGCTTTTCATATCTTATCTTATTGCAAATCAAGCGGTTTGAAAGAACAGCTTGAGATGAGATTAAACTATGGAGCTAATCGAAAAGACAGCTTGATATTAAGAAAAAGTatgtcgagaggacagcttgaaattggaaggcgagttgagagaacagcctgatcATATCGATTGAAATgtcaaacgagttgagaggacagcttgaaattgaaaggcgagttgagaggacagccaaaACGAATCGATTGAAATATCAAGCGCggtgagaggacagcttgaaagtaAAAGGCGATTTGAGAGGACAGTCATGAGTTTGAAACTTGTAATAAGAATGAACCATACAGTTTATGTTAATTGATCCAAATTAGAAGCGaattgtcaaaatagcttaGAATCGtcacatttttttcgaaaggacagcttttcgtttaaaaaataaaatagattaaaactgaaaatgaaaGAACAATTTGAGATATGAATAAACTATTAAGCGTTTTGAGAAAGCaccttgaactttttttttttaatttcaagtgaGTGAATTTCCACTTGAAAATGGAAATTATGTTGAGACATCGAGTCTAGAGGATAACCAGAAGAaatagtttcaaatttcaagttaaaaaaaatgataatgtgcAAGTAGAATGGAAAGTATGAAAAAGACTGAATACCTTGATCACAGCTGTAGTTTCTgttaaaattaattatcaaaCGAGTTGCGGGGGGGATGTGTGAATGGTTTAAACCAACACCGGGCCATTCTCCCCAAGCGTGCAGCCAGCCAGTGAGTCAATCGGTCGTCGAACAAGCGAGTCAAGTAGGTGCTGCTTCCGAGCTTTCGAGCTCCGGACAGATCTGCAAaccaagcaaccaaaattcTTTTTGAACGAGTTCTaaaagcttaatcagctctcagTTTCTAGAGAATTCttatcagcccaaaatttaagttcttgaacgaacttgaaagctttTCACGGTGTCTGAAGAGATTGTTATACAGCATTTAAAGGAATATCTAAAACCCCTCCACAAgctaaaaaaatccgatttttttaaagtttcaaacaaGCTCTTTACGATACTTTCATTGTTCGTATTTTCTGATGCACGATGCTTTGAGTTTAGTCCATTCACGAAAGTCACTGCGCGTTtcttaaatcaaaacaaaccaccTTGGGGCCGCAACATCGCAAAACGCTGACAAATCATAATACTAATCAGTTGTTGTTTTTCCCCCATCATTTTTCGTTCCCGAAAAATTATCTTCCTCCAGATTGTAAACAACCACGAGTGAAATTCCATCCACTCGATGATCCGACGGCCACCCATACACGctcaatagcaaaaaaaaacaagaaatcacAAATCCGCACCCCGCTCTGATTATTGTCACTGGGCCCAAGTTCAGCAGAGGCAACCGAACCACACTACATCTCACATCGCAAGGTTGCTCTCGCTTGCTTACGAATTCGCCTGGAGCAGCGCGATAAGAGAAGGAAGCACCCGAGATCCTGACCCAAGAGATGGCATCGGCATTGAAGGCAGGCCACAAGGCGGCAGCCGCGGTAGTGACGGCCTCGTCCGGGGCCACTAGTCCCGGTGGCGGTACCGGCACCGGCGCCAAGTTTAACTGGATGGCCCACGTCAAGTACGAGCATCTGATGGCCGGTGTGTCCGGTGGAGTTACGTCCACGATTCTGTTGCACCCGTTGGATTTGATTAAGATTCGATTCGCAGGTGAGTCCGGGTGCTCTTATCACCTTTAACTGATGCCGTTTTGAGTTATTAAGCTTTCGAACAAATTATGAGttttaaagattcaaaactCTAGCAGAAATCATTCAATACTTAAAAACGAAAGATAAGATAAACCGACGGCAGTGGAGATTGTTGATTCTCTCTAGGTCACGTCTCTCTATTGAATGATGATGATAATCAGactgttttgaaatttcagttaACGACGGCCGCACGACAACCGTTCCGCAGTACAGGGGCCTGACGGGCGCATTCTTGACCATCTTCAAGCAGGAAGGGCTCCGTGGTCTGTACAAAGGTGTCACCCCCAACATTTGGGGCTCCGGAAGCGCCTGGGGCTTCTATTTCCTGTTGTAAGTGACTTGTCATAAAGTTAAagttttgtcgatttttaaCATTCCACCTCTTCCACAGTTACAACACCATCAAAACGTGGATCCAGGATGGCAATGCAGCTCAACCTCTGGGACCGGCTCTACACATGCTGGCGGCAGCCGAGGCCGGCATCCTGACGCTGGTGATGACCAATCCCATCTGGGTGGTTAAAACGAGGCTCTGCTTGCAGCTGGATGCTCCCGGCCAGAAGGGAAGCTACGCAGGAATGATGGACGGGCTGAAGAAGATTTACCGCGCTGAAGGAATTCGGGGATTGTACAGTGTATGAAAGACTGCAAAATCTTTTCTATCGGACTTTCgagatcgattttttaaatttgtgttcatTGTTTTTGCAGGGTTTCGTACCTGGAATGTTTGGGGTGTCGCATGGAGCGCTCCAGTTTATGACGTACGAAGAGATGAAAAACCGATACAATCAACATCGGATGCGACCCATCGATGCAAAACTGGTAAgtttattcaaaacttgacaacCCATAACAAAAGGGCTTCGATTTGTTTATCTCATAATGATATGATAGTCCAGCTCGCGGTTTGTGCACGATTTGTATTTAGCAGATGACTGCTGAACAAACAGCATTGATTAGCACTTAGCTGAGTAGAGGAAATCAGTTGAAATAGTAAATTATTAGATATCGGTTGCCTAGAAACAAGACTATCCTAGTTATAAGGTAGAACACGTCAAAagcaatattcaaaatatttatcatatcCGAGATATGAGGCAGTGTATCAAAATTCTCACGACAGCGTCCATTTATATAACTTAGCGATCAGAATAGAACAAAATTACTTTACTCCGGACTACGAGTAGAAAACGCTGCTTGAAAATTTTAGTACGTAACTTTGGTCAAGTGATATGACGGTTTACAGGAAAAAGATCCATTTTGCGCTGACTTTAATTAGTTGGTAAGACAAATCGATGTTTTATTGAAAGATATTGTTAATGCActtgttcttaaaaaaaactggtactAAATGGTACTCCAGAAGCTTAAGTGAAATAAAAAGACGTAGAGCCAAACTTTACACACAATTCTTAAGAacgaaatgttcaaaaatttggtataaGTACAAAGTTGTAAGAAGCGAATATTcgcgaaaaataaataaagctaAGAACCAATCCAAGACAAGCTGGAAAGAAACAAATCTAACGGAAAAGGTTGAATAAGTCAAATAGTACCACGACAGATTCGGTCTCTTCAACTGCGTTGAAGTCACAGACGAAAAAGAAATAGCAGAGAAGCTCAAAAACTCCTTTATTGATAGAGTTATGGAAATTAATAACAGCATTACGGCAAGGTCTAATAGCTACGTAGGTCAGAGAATGTACAACAGTGGAGAATTTCACACATTCGAAACAATGAATAGTCAAGATTTTAACGATATGAAACCCACAGCCGGTATCAAAAATGTCtccctaaaaaaatttaaggattCTTTGTCGGTATTAGCCAAcctgttgagaaaaaaatgttataaacacTAGTCTTCAGTTAGGAGTAATACCTAAAACGTGGAAGTGTTCTACTGTAGTTCCCATAGAGGTGAAGTTTTATCGTCCTacaaaaacatgttaaaaattcaagaaaaactgcTAGAATTAGCAGTAAAACAGCTATTCTTAGGTTTTATGGAGTGTGGAGACATATTGATTGCTGAACAGTCTGGATTCAGGCAGCATTTTAACCGAATCTGCAGTTAACTTGATACTTCGAAATTGGAAGATTAACATTGAAAACGGAAAGAACATAGAGGTTGTGTTTCTAGACTTCAAGACTATTTTCAAACTATTGATCGGTTAGAAGTGTTGGTAAAAATTCGCATCAATAATGGTACGGTTCTAAGCTGGAGACGGTTCTGTTATTTGGAGAACTGAATGCAACGCACAAAATATAGTTCATCTTACTCGCGATACAGAGAAAATAACCTAGGAGTTCCCAAAGAAAGTGTGTTGGATTCCTTGTTATTTATACTGTtcatcaatgacatgaaaatgtgCTTGAATCCTGGCCGTCTCAAGCTATTTGCAAGATGATTCAGTCTCCTATAGGCGATGAAAGCCCTGACAAATTTGGGTGacggttttgcattagtgcaagtggaatgcagctataatttcacccaacttttgtcAGTTCCAaagggtttttcttaaggagaaaaagaaattttttttgcttccatCGCCCATTGGTGTGGAAATGACTTAGAATTGTCGTACAAAAAGCAAATGCTGacttgaaaaatattgcaaatattttgaaacaccGAAAATCATGTCTTAATCTTGGTTAAACCATCTGGATGATTATTGAAAATCGCACAATAGAGGTAAAACCTAAGTTATTAATCGATGGTTTTGAGATCGAAAGGGTTCGTCAAGTCATATATATACAAGTCGATGAAATGCTCGACATActtcagtggaagccgcaaaatcattttcagaaccttgttctgaatcctctggatggttttcttcctcgtcgcgcagcattTAGACCAAAtgggaactgcatacattattgctggtcggaacacctgtttgtatATAAACATCTTATTCCTCAGacacagtcgggatttcctgttgatgagagaataaagagatttagtgaaTTTATTACACTAAGATTGAATATCTTTAGTGTGATAAGTAAGATTCCGACCAAGTGTGAGTCTCAAgtaccccattaaaagttatggaacgaCTTTCATTaggtttaaaaattgagctcttggcttatgcgGAAACAAAATAAgctgagttttggaagcgttaggagaaattttccacgttttcaagtaattcaaaaaggaatttaaatttggttGCAATCTattgcgtaccacccgtaaatttcgacctttggatgaaagcaaagtatcatcagcaaataatcttcagaAGTagtaataattataaaattggcccaagtatactgccctgagggacaccagctcatGGGTGTCCTtgcagagcatgaattttgatagcttacttgcaaagttcgactagtcaagttattttgaataattttggtgagatatacaggaataTCAAATCGAGCGAATTTAGCtactagaagagcaacaccagttgaataaagggtgatacggtcaaaatttggtcaatatcaacttgccgtatttctttcaattttgcatttaaaaaacctgaacacccctcattttgaaggtgtgtgtgtagaatgttgcttctattttgattttggaattcactcttcagttgtcaaaatgccgtccaaggaagaagagcagcgtatcaaaaattttctcgcgcatccgaaaatccgagctactcgcacgtaaagctggcaaaatcgttaaaagttgcgaaatcaaccgttacatgataaacaaaatacgacggccaaagcgcgatcccggaggctgtacacgacgatgctgacgaagtttgcctgcgtggtaatggacgacgaaacctacgtcaaagccgactacaagcagcttccgggacagaagttttatacggcaaaaggaaggggaaaggtagcagatattttcaagcacgtgaaactgtcaaagttcgccaagaaatatctggtttggcaagccatctgtacctgtggcttgaaaagcagcattttcatagcttccgggactgtcaaccaagaaatttaggtacgtgaaagagtgtttgaataaacgtctgctgcctttcctgaagaaacacggttgttccgtactgttttggccggatttggcatcttgccattacggtaaaaaggccatggagtggtacgccaccaacaacgtgcaggtggttcccaaggacaagaaccctcccaacacgccagagctccgcccaattgagaaatactgggctattgtcaagcggagcctaa
This sequence is a window from Uranotaenia lowii strain MFRU-FL chromosome 3, ASM2978415v1, whole genome shotgun sequence. Protein-coding genes within it:
- the LOC129756548 gene encoding mitochondrial folate transporter/carrier — protein: MASALKAGHKAAAAVVTASSGATSPGGGTGTGAKFNWMAHVKYEHLMAGVSGGVTSTILLHPLDLIKIRFAVNDGRTTTVPQYRGLTGAFLTIFKQEGLRGLYKGVTPNIWGSGSAWGFYFLFYNTIKTWIQDGNAAQPLGPALHMLAAAEAGILTLVMTNPIWVVKTRLCLQLDAPGQKGSYAGMMDGLKKIYRAEGIRGLYSGFVPGMFGVSHGALQFMTYEEMKNRYNQHRMRPIDAKLTTAEYLTFAAVSKLIAAAATYPYQVIRARMQDHNRTYAGTWDCIGQTWRYESWRGFYKGLGPNLLRVTPATMITFVTYENVSRYLMDLRKPPAH